The Planctellipticum variicoloris DNA window TCGTCATCCGCGACCTCAAACAGTTCTTCGTGACGGACTGAGCAGACGAGATTGGTGATTGGTCAGTTGTCAGTTGTCAGTTGCGAAGATGGCGCCACAACGTCTTGTCCGGGTCTTGTCTCTTGACTTCCGTCTCGACAATCCCTTTCTCGTCTTCCCTCTCAACACTCAACTCTCAGCTCTCAACTCTTCGCGACAGGCGCCGGCAGATTCAGCTTGGACCGGATCTCCCTCTGGATCTCCGCCGCCGCCAGCCGGCCGTCGACCTGGATCACCAGCTCCTTCCGACCGAACAGCTCCAGCACCGGCTCCGTCTTCGTCCGATAGTCGTTCAGCCGCGCCCGCAGGCCCCCTTCCGTGTCGTCGTCCCGCATCCGCAGCTTCCCGCCGCACACGTCGCACGTGTCTTCCACCGCCGGGCGATGGTAAATCAGGTTGTAGTCCAGCCCGCACTGACTGCACAGCCGCCGGGCCAGCACCCGCTCGAACACCACTTCATCCGGCACGTCGATATGGATCACCGCGTCGATGTCGTAGCTTTCCAGGAAGAACTGCGCCTGAGTCTTGTTCCGCGGAAAGCCGTCCAGGATGAACCCATAATTCCAGTCGTGCTGCTCCAGCCGCTGGCGGATGATGTCCTCGACGATGTCGTCCGGCGCCAGATGGCCGTCGGCGATCAGCCGCTTGACCCGCGCCCCCAGCTTCGTATGCGACTGAATATGCCAGCGGAAAATGTCTCCCACGCTGATATGGACCAGGTTGTAGTCCTGCTTCAGCAGCTTCGCCTGCGTCCCCTTGCCGCAACCCTGAGCACCCATCACCACGTACTTGCGCATAACTCGTCCAACAAGGCAAATCGGAAATTAGCGAATAGCGAACAGGGAGTAGCGAATAGCCGGAAGGAAGAGCTGATCGCTTATCGCGGATCGCTCATCGCCGGAGTGTTGTCAGTGGCCAGTCGTCCGTCGTCAGTTGTCAGTCGCCAAATCACCGGCATCGATTCTGAAACAACGCGTCTGTTCGTCTTGTCCCCTCTCCCGCTGTCTTCAGCGGGAGAGGGCCAGGGTGAGGGTCTTCGAAGATGTCGGGGTTCGTCCACGGAGAACAGACGGCGCGCCTCAGATTCGTGGCCTGTGATTTAGAGCCGCAAGCCGCGGCTTCTTTCCGTCACTGGTCACTTGGCCCTCTTTCGACTTTCCACCTTCGACATTCGACATTTTTTCGTTCTGGCGTCTCTGCGTTCCGTTTTGCGCCTTTGCGAGAGATTTTCTTCCTCCGCAGGCTTTACTTCCCGTGCGGCGGCTTCAGCTTCCACTGCTCGTCGAAGAAGTCTGCATCCACGATCTTCCCCGGGAACCGGCTGTTCGGCTTCGTCCGAATGTCCACGATCGCCCAGTCCGGGAGCTTCGGCACCTGCCGGGCGTTATTCAGATAGTCGTACTCGCGATACGTAAAGCTGCTGTTGAGCACCACGTACTTCTTCGGATTCAGCGGATTCGGATAGACCGCGATCACCGCGTGCTGCGCCGCATCCCACCGGCGG harbors:
- a CDS encoding adenylate kinase family protein; this translates as MRKYVVMGAQGCGKGTQAKLLKQDYNLVHISVGDIFRWHIQSHTKLGARVKRLIADGHLAPDDIVEDIIRQRLEQHDWNYGFILDGFPRNKTQAQFFLESYDIDAVIHIDVPDEVVFERVLARRLCSQCGLDYNLIYHRPAVEDTCDVCGGKLRMRDDDTEGGLRARLNDYRTKTEPVLELFGRKELVIQVDGRLAAAEIQREIRSKLNLPAPVAKS